The Streptococcus viridans genome contains the following window.
AACACGTCTGACATTGAAAATTATCCAGGCTATGCCAACATCAGTGGTCCTGAATTGGCTGAAAAGATGTTCGAACCTCTAGAAGCTTTAGGAGTGGAACACTTGTTTGGCAGAGCCGAAAACATTGTTGATCAAGGAAGCTACAAGGAAATTACGACAGATGATGGTCACCTACAAGCTAAGACCGTTATTATTGCGACAGGTTCCAACCATCGTTTATTGGGAGTTCCAGGTGAAGAAGAATTGAATAGTCGTGGGGTTTCTTATTGTGCCGTCTGTGATGGAGCCTTCTTCCGAGATGAAGACCTTATGGTCGTTGGTGGAGGAGATTCAGCGGTTGAAGAGGCAATTTTCCTGACTCAGTTTGCTAAGTCTGTTACCATCGTTCACCGACGCGATGCCCTACGTGCCCAAAAAGTTCTTCAAGACCGAGCTTTTGCCAATGAAAAGATTCACTTTGCTTGGAATACAGTGGTCGAAGAAATCAAAGGGGACAACCGTGTGACCAGTCTGCTTTTAAAAGATGTTCAAACTGGTCAAGTCCGTGAGCAACTAGCAGGTGGTGTCTTCATCTATGTAGGCTTGGATCCTGTCAGTGATTTTGCGACTGAACTTGGTATTTTGGATGAGAATGGTTGGGTAGTGACGGATGATCATATGAGAACTTCAGTCCCAGGTGTTTTTGCGGTTGGGGATGTTCGCCAAAAAGATCTTCGTCAGGTTACCACAGCTGTTGGAGACGGAGCTGTTGCTGGTCAAGAAGCTTATAAATATATTACTGAACACGAAGAATAAGAAAGAAGGAAGGGATGTTCGTCTGATGGAAAGAGGCGAATATCCCTTCTTTTTTACGATGAAAAATGAGGTTTAACCCAGATTAAACTCATGTGGACCTGCTTAAAATGTGCTATAATGTGTTTAAAATTATTTTGGACTGTGCCAGTTGACGGAGTGCGACTGGTGCCATGAAGTAAGAAAGAAGAAGAGGGATCATATATGTACCCAGATGATAGTTTAACTCTCCATACAGATTTGTACCAAATCAATATGATGCAAGTTTACTTTGAACAAGGTATTCACAATAAAAAGGCAGTCTTCGAAGCCTATTTCCGTCAGCAGCCCTTTAAAAATGGCTATGCCGTCTTTGCGGGTCTTGAGCGCATTGTCAACTATTTGAAGAATCTACGTTTTTCTGAGTCAGATATTGCCTACTTAGAATCCTTAGGCTACGAAGGAGCCTTCCTAGATTACCTGAAAAATTTTAAAATGGAATTGACCGTTCGTTCTGCCAAAGAAGGGGATCTGGTCTTTGCCAATGAGCCGATTGTTCAAGTAGAAGGACCACTTGCCCAGTGTCAGTTGGTCGAAACGGCCCTCCTCAATATTGTCAACTTCCAAACCTTGATTGCCACAAAAGCAGCTCGGATCAAGTCTGTGATCGAAGACGAACCTTTGATGGAGTTCGGGACTCGTAGAGCACAAGAAATGGATGCGGCTATTTGGGGAACCCGTGCAGCCGTTATTGGAGGTGCTAGCGGGACTAGTAACGTTCGTGCAGGAAAACTCTTTGATATTCCAGTACTTGGAACCCATGCCCATGCCTTGGTGCAGGTCTATGGCGATGATTATCAAGCTTTTAAGGCCTATGCTGAGACCCACCGCAACTGTGTCTTCCTAGTGGATACCTATGATACGTTACGTATCGGAGTTCCAGCTGCGATTCAGGTGGCGCGTGAGATGGGCGATCGTATCAACTTCCTAGGCGTGCGGATTGACTCTGGAGATATTGCCTACATCTCGAAAAAAGTTCGCCAGCAGTTGGATGAAGCTGGTTTCACAAAAGCGAAGATCTATGCCTCAAATGATTTGGATGAAAACACCATCCTCAACTTGAAGATGCAAAAGGCTAAAATTGATGTCTGGGGTGTCGGAACCAAGTTGATCACGGCCTATGACCAACCAGCCCTTGGAGCAGTCTATAAGATTGTTGCTATCGAAGACGAAAATGGTCAAATGAGAAACACCATCAAGCTGTCTAACAATGCTGAGAAGGTCTCAACTCCAGGGAAGAAGCAAGTTTGGCGCATTACCAGTCGGGAAAAGGGCAAATCTGAAGGGGATTACATCACTTACGATGGAGTAGATGTCAATGAACTGACAGAAATCAAGATGTTCCATCCGACCTATACCTATATCAAGAAGACGGTTCGTGATTTTGACGCCATCCCGCTCTTGGTTGATATTTTCAAAGATGGAAAACAAGTCTACGAATTGCCAGCTTTGATGGATATCCAAGCCTATGCTCGGAAGGAATTCGATAAGCTCTGGGATGAGTACAAACGTGTTCTCAATCCACAACATTACCCAGTGGACTTAGCCAAGGATGTATGGCAAGATAAGATGGACCTGATTGATCAGATGCGTCAGAAAGCCTTGGGAGGTGAAGAAGAATGAGCCTACAAGAAGACATTATTGCCCAATTAGGGGTCAAGCCGGTCATTGATCCTCAAGAAGAGATTCGCCGGTCGATTGATTTTTTGAAGGACTACTTGCAAAAACATCCTTTTCTAAAGACCTTTGTCTTAGGAATTTCGGGAGGACAGGACTCGACTTTAGCGGGTCGCCTAGCTCAATTGGCCATGGAGGAAATGCGGGCAGAGACTGGAGATGCCAGTTATCAGTTTGTTGCAGTCCGCTTGCCCTACGGTGTCCAAGCGGATGAAGCAGATGCCCAAAAGGCCTTGGCCTTCATCCAGCCAGATGTCAGCCTAGTCGTGAACATCAAGGAATCGGTCGATGCCATGGAGCGTGCTGTCGAAGCGACAGGAACGGATGTCTCAGACTTTAATAAGGGAAATATCAAGGCACGGAGTCGGATGATTGCTCAGTATGCCTTGGCAGGTGCCTATAGCGGAGCCGTCATTGGGACGGACCATGCGGCTGAAAATATCACTGGATTCTTTACCAAGTTTGGAGATGGTGGAGCCGATATCCTTCCGCTTTACCGCCTCAACAAGCGCCAAGGCAAGCAGTTACTTCAGGTGCTAGGAGCTGATCCAGCCTTGTATGAGAAGGTACCGATTGCAGATTTGGAAGAGGAGAAGCCGGGTATCGCTGACGAAGTAGCTCTTGGGGTGACCTATGCAGAAATTGATGACTACCTGGAAGGGAAATCAGTTAGCCCAGAAGCTCAAGCAACCATTGAAAATTGGTGGCACAAAGGCCAACACAAACGTCAT
Protein-coding sequences here:
- the trxB gene encoding thioredoxin-disulfide reductase → MYDTLIIGAGPAGMTAALYAARSNLKVALLEAGIPGGQMNNTSDIENYPGYANISGPELAEKMFEPLEALGVEHLFGRAENIVDQGSYKEITTDDGHLQAKTVIIATGSNHRLLGVPGEEELNSRGVSYCAVCDGAFFRDEDLMVVGGGDSAVEEAIFLTQFAKSVTIVHRRDALRAQKVLQDRAFANEKIHFAWNTVVEEIKGDNRVTSLLLKDVQTGQVREQLAGGVFIYVGLDPVSDFATELGILDENGWVVTDDHMRTSVPGVFAVGDVRQKDLRQVTTAVGDGAVAGQEAYKYITEHEE
- a CDS encoding nicotinate phosphoribosyltransferase, whose product is MYPDDSLTLHTDLYQINMMQVYFEQGIHNKKAVFEAYFRQQPFKNGYAVFAGLERIVNYLKNLRFSESDIAYLESLGYEGAFLDYLKNFKMELTVRSAKEGDLVFANEPIVQVEGPLAQCQLVETALLNIVNFQTLIATKAARIKSVIEDEPLMEFGTRRAQEMDAAIWGTRAAVIGGASGTSNVRAGKLFDIPVLGTHAHALVQVYGDDYQAFKAYAETHRNCVFLVDTYDTLRIGVPAAIQVAREMGDRINFLGVRIDSGDIAYISKKVRQQLDEAGFTKAKIYASNDLDENTILNLKMQKAKIDVWGVGTKLITAYDQPALGAVYKIVAIEDENGQMRNTIKLSNNAEKVSTPGKKQVWRITSREKGKSEGDYITYDGVDVNELTEIKMFHPTYTYIKKTVRDFDAIPLLVDIFKDGKQVYELPALMDIQAYARKEFDKLWDEYKRVLNPQHYPVDLAKDVWQDKMDLIDQMRQKALGGEEE
- the nadE gene encoding ammonia-dependent NAD(+) synthetase; the encoded protein is MSLQEDIIAQLGVKPVIDPQEEIRRSIDFLKDYLQKHPFLKTFVLGISGGQDSTLAGRLAQLAMEEMRAETGDASYQFVAVRLPYGVQADEADAQKALAFIQPDVSLVVNIKESVDAMERAVEATGTDVSDFNKGNIKARSRMIAQYALAGAYSGAVIGTDHAAENITGFFTKFGDGGADILPLYRLNKRQGKQLLQVLGADPALYEKVPIADLEEEKPGIADEVALGVTYAEIDDYLEGKSVSPEAQATIENWWHKGQHKRHLPITVFDTFWR